One genomic region from Sphingobacterium multivorum encodes:
- the purE gene encoding 5-(carboxyamino)imidazole ribonucleotide mutase, translating into MSVNNKAQVGIIMGSKSDLPVMQDAIDVLKTLGVEFEVTIVSAHRTPQRMFDYAKNAAFRGLKVIIAGAGGAAHLPGMVASITHLPVIGVPVKSSNSIDGWDSVLSILQMPNGIPVATVALNAAKNAGILAAQILGTYDETISKNIIEFKEELARKVIETAVEVEDTEF; encoded by the coding sequence ATGTCAGTCAATAATAAGGCCCAGGTAGGCATTATCATGGGAAGCAAATCAGATCTTCCTGTTATGCAGGATGCGATAGATGTGCTCAAAACCCTTGGAGTGGAATTTGAGGTAACGATCGTATCAGCACATCGTACACCACAACGTATGTTTGATTATGCCAAAAATGCAGCATTTCGTGGTTTGAAAGTTATTATTGCTGGAGCGGGTGGTGCGGCGCATTTGCCTGGAATGGTCGCTTCTATTACACATTTACCTGTAATAGGCGTACCTGTAAAATCATCAAATTCCATTGATGGATGGGACTCGGTACTTTCTATCCTGCAGATGCCCAATGGTATTCCTGTAGCAACTGTCGCTTTAAATGCGGCGAAGAATGCAGGTATATTGGCTGCTCAGATTCTGGGTACATATGATGAAACAATCAGCAAGAATATCATCGAATTTAAAGAAGAGTTGGCGAGAAAAGTAATCGAGACTGCAGTAGAGGTGGAAGATACCGAATTCTAA
- a CDS encoding sugar phosphate isomerase/epimerase family protein: protein MMNNSRRQFLKQAGIGLSAAYLVPNFISCQNKAGAISDNPLQNIGVQLYSIRDLMDKDPKGSLEQIAKIGYKHVELYGIDATAKQFWKLPYKELKKILDDNGLKTHSGHYDMSKYLSKAHTDKEDLAAYFDAAKELGQEYVIAPVTPMFDLNALKKDDYLYAAEQLNRAGEQAKKLGLKVAYHNHFWEFRDLGNNTTGEEVMLAFTEPDLVDFELDLFWAEKAGKNPIALFEKFPNRFKLWHVKDMDKTKSNPIEWPKDGKLPIEQIFNDIKYTEVGTGSINFPEIVKEKNKAGLKYAFVEQDNIYMPNKMESLKKSYDYVQANLTK from the coding sequence ATGATGAACAATTCTCGTCGTCAATTTTTAAAGCAAGCTGGAATAGGTCTTTCGGCAGCTTATCTGGTGCCCAACTTTATATCTTGTCAAAATAAAGCCGGTGCAATCAGCGACAATCCATTACAGAATATAGGTGTACAGCTGTATTCCATTCGCGATTTAATGGATAAAGATCCGAAAGGATCTTTGGAACAAATTGCCAAAATTGGGTATAAACATGTTGAGCTCTATGGGATAGACGCCACAGCCAAGCAGTTCTGGAAATTGCCTTACAAAGAGTTGAAGAAAATATTGGATGATAACGGTCTAAAAACACATTCAGGCCATTACGATATGTCCAAATACCTCAGTAAAGCGCATACCGACAAAGAAGATCTTGCGGCTTATTTTGATGCGGCAAAAGAACTTGGCCAAGAATATGTAATTGCTCCTGTAACACCGATGTTTGATCTGAATGCATTGAAAAAAGATGATTATCTCTATGCTGCCGAGCAATTGAATAGAGCTGGTGAACAGGCTAAAAAATTGGGTCTAAAAGTTGCCTACCACAACCATTTCTGGGAATTTAGGGATCTGGGCAATAATACGACCGGTGAAGAGGTGATGTTAGCATTCACTGAACCTGATTTGGTCGATTTTGAATTAGACCTTTTCTGGGCAGAAAAAGCGGGTAAAAACCCGATAGCCTTGTTTGAAAAATTCCCCAACCGTTTTAAACTATGGCATGTCAAAGATATGGATAAAACAAAATCCAATCCCATTGAATGGCCCAAAGATGGAAAATTGCCGATTGAGCAAATCTTCAATGACATCAAGTATACTGAAGTGGGGACCGGAAGCATCAACTTTCCTGAAATCGTCAAAGAAAAGAACAAAGCCGGACTTAAATATGCTTTTGTTGAGCAAGACAACATCTATATGCCAAATAAGATGGAAAGTCTCAAAAAAAGTTACGATTATGTTCAGGCAAATCTTACAAAATAG
- the frr gene encoding ribosome recycling factor — MNELISIELDDCKDKMSKAVAHTESELTKIRAGKASPSMLDGISVDYYGSATPLSQVANINTTDARTIVIQPWEKSLINAIEKAITDANLGINPQNDGIVIRLNIPPLTEERRRDLVKKVKEETERGRIGIRNIRKDINESIKKLKNDGASEDEIKTAEGEVQKLTDAFIVKVDKLAELKEKDIMTV, encoded by the coding sequence ATGAACGAACTAATTTCAATTGAATTGGACGATTGTAAAGACAAGATGTCCAAAGCAGTTGCTCACACCGAATCCGAATTAACTAAAATTCGTGCGGGTAAAGCTTCTCCATCGATGTTAGATGGAATTTCAGTAGACTATTATGGTAGCGCCACTCCACTTTCACAAGTGGCCAACATCAATACAACTGATGCACGGACTATTGTTATCCAACCTTGGGAAAAATCGCTCATCAACGCAATTGAAAAAGCTATCACTGACGCTAACCTAGGAATCAACCCACAGAATGACGGTATCGTTATTCGTCTGAATATTCCTCCTTTGACAGAAGAAAGAAGACGTGATTTGGTGAAGAAAGTAAAAGAGGAAACTGAAAGAGGCCGTATTGGTATTCGTAATATCCGTAAAGATATAAACGAGTCCATTAAAAAATTAAAAAATGATGGCGCTTCAGAAGATGAAATCAAAACTGCTGAAGGAGAAGTTCAAAAGTTAACGGATGCATTCATTGTAAAAGTTGATAAATTGGCTGAACTGAAAGAAAAAGATATCATGACTGTTTAA
- the pyrH gene encoding UMP kinase, protein MKYKRILLKLSGESLMGDQSYGIDINRVSQYANDIKELHDQGLEIAIVIGGGNIYRGLSAEKSGMDRVQADYMGMLATVINSMALQDALEKVGKKTRLLTAIKMEQICEPFIRRRAVRHLEKGRIVIFGAGTGNPYFTTDTAASLRAIEINADAVLKGTRVDGIYTADPEKDPTATKFEEISFTEVYEKGLNVMDMTAFTLCQENKLPIIVFDMNKPGNLLKLANGEHVGTVVK, encoded by the coding sequence ATGAAATACAAACGTATCTTATTAAAACTTAGCGGTGAATCCTTAATGGGTGACCAAAGCTACGGTATCGATATTAACCGTGTATCACAATACGCTAATGATATCAAAGAACTTCACGATCAAGGTCTAGAAATTGCAATTGTTATCGGTGGCGGTAATATATATCGTGGTCTAAGCGCCGAAAAATCAGGCATGGACCGTGTTCAGGCAGACTATATGGGCATGCTTGCCACAGTCATCAACAGCATGGCACTTCAAGATGCGCTTGAGAAAGTTGGGAAAAAGACACGTTTGCTTACTGCGATCAAAATGGAGCAAATCTGCGAACCATTTATTCGCAGAAGAGCTGTACGCCATTTGGAAAAAGGCCGTATTGTTATTTTCGGAGCTGGTACAGGAAACCCTTATTTCACAACGGATACCGCTGCATCTTTGCGTGCAATCGAAATCAATGCCGATGCCGTATTGAAAGGAACCCGTGTTGATGGTATTTACACTGCAGATCCTGAAAAAGATCCTACTGCAACAAAATTTGAAGAAATATCATTCACAGAGGTTTATGAGAAAGGATTAAATGTTATGGATATGACAGCCTTTACCCTTTGTCAAGAAAACAAATTACCGATCATCGTATTTGATATGAACAAACCAGGCAACTTATTGAAACTTGCTAATGGTGAACATGTCGGAACTGTGGTTAAATAA